In Flavobacterium lacustre, a genomic segment contains:
- a CDS encoding HAD family hydrolase, translating to MIQTVIFDMDGVIVDTELVHRYAYFKQFGELNITVTEAMYTSFTGYSTRNTFQKLKEHFDIDQDGEDLILRKRTIFNDAFDSKEDLDLLEGVKTLIQDLHQNGMQLIVASSASKVTIDRVFTRFDLHQYFTHIVSGEDFPKSKPNPAIFEHAASLSIAPKENCIVIEDSTNGVRAANAANIFCIGYNSEHSKDQDLSTADLVINHFEELNFEKVNCIDSKLRNN from the coding sequence ATGATACAAACCGTAATTTTTGACATGGATGGTGTAATTGTCGATACAGAACTCGTACACCGTTATGCTTATTTCAAACAATTTGGAGAACTAAATATTACAGTTACTGAAGCAATGTACACTTCATTTACAGGATATTCGACTCGAAATACCTTTCAAAAACTAAAAGAACATTTTGATATAGACCAAGATGGAGAAGATTTGATTCTACGAAAAAGAACTATTTTTAATGATGCTTTCGACAGTAAAGAAGATTTGGATTTATTAGAAGGAGTGAAAACTTTAATTCAAGATTTACACCAAAACGGAATGCAATTAATTGTGGCGTCATCTGCTTCAAAAGTGACAATTGATCGTGTTTTTACTCGATTTGATTTGCATCAGTATTTTACTCATATTGTAAGTGGTGAGGATTTCCCGAAGTCAAAACCCAATCCCGCAATTTTTGAACATGCGGCAAGTTTATCAATTGCTCCAAAAGAAAATTGTATCGTAATTGAAGACAGTACCAATGGAGTAAGAGCAGCAAATGCAGCAAATATATTTTGTATTGGTTACAATAGTGAGCATTCAAAAGATCAGGATTTATCGACTGCAGATCTTGTGATAAACCACTTTGAAGAGTTGAATTTTGAAAAAGTAAATTGTATTGATTCTAAATTAAGGAATAATTAA
- a CDS encoding MDR family MFS transporter, translated as MFKTAFQRYINNFKGFTREVWILALITFINRAGTMVLPFLSKYLKENLDFTYSQVGWIMVSFGIGSMLGSWLGGKLSDKIGFYKIMIFSLFTSGILFFVLQYVTTFWGLCFGMFVIMAIADMFRPAMFVSLNTYAKPENRTRALTLVRLAVNLGLTAGPALGGIIIMSIGYNGLFWVDGATCILSILIFALLVKEKKNPVNPEKLNLENTPVTSVFKDKIFWIFLFVCFITAILFFQLFTTLPLYHHERFGLTEFQSGLLLSLNGILIFFFEMPIVSIFERKKTHKLQIITWGSLLMAISFFILLINTWAGILIISILFITFGEMFIFPFSNSFALSRAPKGHEGRYMALFTMSFSLAHIVSSKTGMDIISHFGYQSNWFLMGIFGITALLCCIWLQKILHSENK; from the coding sequence ATGTTTAAAACCGCCTTTCAACGCTACATCAACAACTTCAAAGGATTTACGCGCGAAGTTTGGATTCTGGCACTCATCACTTTTATCAATAGAGCCGGCACGATGGTTTTGCCTTTTTTATCCAAATATTTAAAAGAAAATTTAGATTTTACCTACAGTCAAGTTGGTTGGATAATGGTTTCTTTTGGAATTGGTTCCATGTTAGGCTCTTGGTTGGGAGGTAAATTATCGGATAAGATTGGATTTTATAAAATAATGATTTTCAGTCTTTTTACCAGTGGGATTTTATTTTTCGTTTTGCAATATGTAACCACATTTTGGGGATTGTGTTTCGGAATGTTTGTCATAATGGCCATCGCTGATATGTTCCGACCTGCAATGTTTGTCTCTTTAAACACTTACGCCAAACCCGAAAATCGCACCAGAGCTCTAACATTAGTGCGTTTAGCGGTAAATTTAGGATTGACTGCCGGACCTGCTTTGGGAGGAATTATCATCATGAGTATTGGCTATAATGGATTATTTTGGGTTGATGGAGCAACGTGTATCCTTTCGATATTGATTTTCGCATTATTAGTTAAAGAGAAAAAAAATCCTGTAAATCCCGAAAAATTAAACCTTGAAAATACGCCTGTAACTTCCGTTTTTAAAGATAAAATATTTTGGATTTTCCTTTTTGTCTGTTTTATCACAGCGATACTTTTCTTTCAACTTTTCACTACTTTACCTTTATATCATCATGAGCGATTTGGTTTAACCGAATTTCAAAGTGGGCTTTTATTATCGTTAAATGGAATTCTAATTTTCTTTTTTGAAATGCCAATAGTGAGCATTTTTGAAAGAAAGAAAACGCATAAGCTCCAAATTATAACTTGGGGTTCATTGTTGATGGCGATAAGTTTCTTTATCTTATTGATTAATACTTGGGCAGGAATTCTGATAATCAGCATTTTATTTATAACGTTTGGAGAAATGTTTATTTTCCCTTTTTCGAATTCCTTTGCTTTAAGTCGGGCGCCAAAAGGACATGAAGGACGTTATATGGCTTTGTTTACAATGAGTTTTAGCTTGGCGCATATTGTAAGTTCAAAAACCGGTATGGATATTATTAGTCATTTTGGTTATCAATCTAATTGGTTTTTGATGGGAATCTTTGGAATTACAGCACTGCTTTGCTGTATCTGGTTGCAAAAAATATTACATAGCGAGAACAAATAA
- a CDS encoding BlaI/MecI/CopY family transcriptional regulator: MQKLTNKEEEIMHILWKLKKAFVKEVMAEITEEQPHYNTLSTIVRNLEEKGFVSHNAFGNTHQYFPIVSIEDYRKRFMNTAIDNYFNSSYKNMVSFFAKEEKISAQELREILAMIENQNESK, translated from the coding sequence ATGCAAAAACTAACGAACAAAGAAGAAGAAATCATGCATATTTTATGGAAGCTCAAAAAAGCATTTGTAAAAGAAGTCATGGCCGAAATCACAGAAGAACAGCCACATTATAACACACTTTCCACCATTGTTCGGAATCTTGAAGAAAAGGGTTTTGTATCACATAATGCCTTTGGAAACACACATCAATACTTCCCAATTGTAAGTATTGAAGATTACAGAAAACGTTTCATGAATACAGCTATTGATAATTATTTTAATAGTTCCTATAAAAATATGGTATCCTTTTTTGCCAAAGAAGAAAAAATTTCAGCTCAAGAATTGCGCGAGATTTTGGCTATGATTGAAAATCAAAATGAAAGTAAGTAA
- a CDS encoding tRNA threonylcarbamoyladenosine dehydratase: MAEWTERAELLFKAEGLNKLQNANVLVVGLGGVGSFAAEFLARAGVGSMTIVDGDVVDITNINRQLPALHSTVGQPKVTVVGDRLMDINPKLKLTRVQEFLSPERAFEIVSEEFDYVLDCIDSVTPKLNLIIAAKRKRVKIISSMGAGGKMEASKVKVTDISNTINCFFAKTIRRRLKEVKIDKLKVVFSSEIQDESSLKMTDGSNFKKSFYGTNSYMPGLFGLYVAETVIRYLLKKE; this comes from the coding sequence ATGGCAGAGTGGACGGAAAGAGCCGAGCTTTTATTTAAAGCAGAAGGATTAAACAAATTGCAAAATGCAAACGTATTGGTTGTAGGATTGGGTGGCGTAGGTTCGTTTGCCGCTGAATTTTTGGCAAGAGCCGGAGTGGGATCGATGACGATTGTTGACGGCGATGTAGTTGATATTACAAATATCAACAGACAATTACCAGCATTACATTCTACAGTGGGACAACCCAAAGTTACGGTTGTTGGGGACCGATTAATGGATATTAATCCGAAATTGAAATTAACCCGCGTGCAGGAATTTCTTTCGCCGGAGCGTGCTTTTGAGATCGTTTCTGAAGAGTTTGATTATGTTTTGGATTGCATTGACAGTGTGACTCCAAAACTGAATTTGATTATTGCAGCCAAACGAAAAAGAGTAAAAATCATAAGCAGTATGGGCGCTGGTGGTAAAATGGAAGCTTCAAAAGTAAAAGTGACAGATATTTCAAATACCATTAATTGTTTCTTTGCAAAAACAATTCGAAGACGATTAAAAGAAGTAAAAATTGATAAATTGAAAGTCGTTTTTTCCTCCGAAATTCAAGACGAAAGTAGTCTCAAAATGACAGATGGTTCTAATTTTAAAAAATCATTCTACGGAACCAATAGCTATATGCCGGGATTATTCGGTTTATATGTTGCTGAAACAGTGATTCGGTATTTGCTAAAAAAAGAGTAA
- a CDS encoding sodium:solute symporter, giving the protein MQLFDWIVLIVTLLFIVIYGAWKTKGSKNVEDFILGNNETPWYTVGLSVMATQASAITFLSTPGQAYHDGMGFVQFYFGLPIAMVIICVTFIPIYHKYKVFTAYEYLEKRFDLKTRSLAALLFLFQRGLGTGLTIYAPAIILSAILGWNLTYMNIVIGLLVIIYTFSGGTKAVNVTQKQQMFVIMSGMFITFFLILHYLPNDMTFTSALHIAGANDKMNVVNFSFDPEEKYTFWSGITGGFFLALAYFGTDQSQVGRYLSGKSVKESQMGLIMNGLLKVPMQFFILLTGVMVFVFFQFNPVPLNFNPNNKLIIEKSAFKEEYHVLEKKLEVLSEDKKVVNLLYIDQLNQDYDNPILRKELVALSNKEKDLRDRAKEIILKADSNSETNDKDYVFFHFILNYLPKGLIGLLLAVIISAAMSSTASGLNALASTTAIDIYKRNLKEEKSEKHYLNATKFFTLLWGIIAILFACIGTLFENLIQLVNIIGSIFYGTVLGIFLVGFYINQVQSKAIFYSAVLSQITIFVIYYYAIYIYPSGEEKLGYLWLNFIGAILTIVISLLFQWTIFRKERTSIVA; this is encoded by the coding sequence ATGCAACTGTTTGATTGGATTGTACTTATAGTCACACTATTATTCATCGTTATTTATGGTGCTTGGAAAACCAAAGGAAGTAAAAACGTAGAAGATTTTATTCTGGGTAATAATGAAACGCCTTGGTACACCGTTGGACTTTCGGTTATGGCCACACAAGCGAGTGCGATTACTTTTTTATCAACTCCGGGGCAAGCGTATCATGACGGAATGGGGTTTGTACAATTCTATTTTGGATTGCCTATAGCCATGGTGATTATTTGTGTCACTTTTATTCCTATTTATCACAAATACAAAGTTTTTACTGCTTATGAATATCTCGAAAAACGATTTGATTTAAAAACGCGTTCGTTAGCCGCTTTACTTTTTTTGTTCCAAAGAGGTTTAGGAACGGGACTCACGATTTATGCACCTGCGATAATATTGTCGGCAATATTAGGATGGAATCTTACCTATATGAATATTGTTATTGGACTTTTGGTCATTATTTATACCTTTTCCGGAGGTACAAAAGCCGTGAATGTTACTCAGAAACAACAAATGTTTGTGATTATGTCTGGGATGTTTATCACCTTTTTTCTCATTTTGCATTATTTACCTAATGACATGACTTTTACCAGCGCTTTGCATATTGCCGGAGCAAATGATAAAATGAATGTTGTCAATTTCTCATTTGATCCCGAAGAAAAATATACCTTTTGGAGTGGAATCACAGGTGGTTTTTTTCTTGCTTTAGCATATTTTGGAACAGACCAATCTCAGGTTGGACGCTATTTATCTGGAAAATCAGTAAAAGAAAGCCAAATGGGACTAATCATGAACGGACTTCTAAAAGTACCTATGCAGTTCTTTATTTTACTAACCGGTGTGATGGTTTTTGTCTTTTTTCAATTTAATCCGGTTCCTTTGAATTTTAATCCGAACAATAAATTAATTATTGAAAAATCAGCATTCAAAGAGGAATATCACGTTCTGGAAAAAAAATTAGAGGTCTTGTCCGAAGATAAAAAAGTAGTCAATTTATTGTACATCGATCAACTCAATCAGGATTATGACAATCCTATTCTTCGAAAAGAATTAGTGGCCTTATCTAATAAAGAAAAAGATTTACGGGATCGTGCCAAAGAAATCATATTAAAAGCAGATAGCAACAGCGAAACGAATGATAAAGATTATGTGTTTTTTCACTTTATTCTTAATTATTTGCCCAAAGGACTTATAGGGTTATTGCTGGCTGTTATTATTTCGGCAGCGATGTCATCAACGGCTTCGGGTTTGAATGCGCTGGCATCAACAACGGCAATAGATATTTATAAACGGAATTTGAAGGAAGAAAAATCAGAGAAACATTATCTGAATGCGACTAAATTTTTCACGTTACTTTGGGGAATCATCGCTATTCTTTTTGCGTGCATCGGAACCTTATTTGAAAACTTAATTCAATTGGTAAACATCATTGGTTCTATATTTTACGGAACCGTTTTAGGAATTTTTCTGGTTGGTTTTTATATCAATCAAGTACAATCTAAAGCCATTTTTTATAGTGCGGTTTTAAGTCAAATTACTATTTTTGTAATCTATTATTATGCTATTTATATTTATCCGAGCGGTGAAGAAAAATTAGGCTATTTGTGGTTAAATTTCATTGGAGCAATACTCACAATTGTGATATCACTCTTATTTCAATGGACGATTTTCAGGAAAGAACGAACATCAATTGTGGCCTAA
- a CDS encoding PIG-L family deacetylase: MRKIAIQLFFIFLFTIPILHAQQPLKPNSVEIYNQIQKLNFLGSVLYIAAHPDDENTRLISYLSNETKARTGYLSLTRGDGGQNLIGSQLRELLGVIRTQELIEARKIDGGEQLFSRANDFGFSKNPGETLEIWEKEKVLSDVVWAIRKFQPDVIINRFDHRSAGTTHGHHTASAMLSVESFNLTNNPTIFPEQLNLVQPWQAKRQFFNTSWWFYGSQEKFNKADKTNLMAIQTGVYFPSIGKSNQEIAALSRSRHQSQGFGSTGSRGEEMEYLEFINGEPVQNKSSLFEGIDTSWNRVKGGKPIGELLTKIASQFDFNNPSASIPALAKANNMMQSLDENNWATLKSEEIKKIIIACSGLYLEAVAPNQEATPGSLLKLKIEAINRSPIPIQLIQVTTLPNQKNTLQNLVLKNNILQNFNLDLQLPSTVNYTQPYWLQDKGTEGMYTVKEQKNIGIPDVIREVKVIFNVLINDIEMAVEKNVVYKYNDDVKGEIYNYLDIVPEVTTAILDKVLLFKDTKSKTVGVKIKSGKDNIKGNLQLELPDNWIVTPKSIPFTLEKNGTEQIVYFEVTAPEKSDEAVAKSVAIIDNRRYDKEQIIIEYNHITKQQVLKYAEAKCIKLDLKTSDERIGYIMGAGDEVPKSLMQMGYKVTLLKPEDIIAEKLTNLDVIITGVRAYNTVQALANKQSILFDFVKEGKTMLVQYNTATTLVTPNIAPYPLKISGDRVTEENAEVRFLAPNHAVLNTPNKITAKDFEGWKQEQGLNYPNVFDTAFTPILSSNDKGEKPKNGALLVAPYGKGYYIYTGLSLFRELPEGVSGAYRLLSNIISLKSPVVLPAQQVKP; the protein is encoded by the coding sequence ATGCGAAAAATTGCTATACAATTATTCTTTATTTTTCTTTTTACCATTCCGATATTGCATGCACAGCAGCCGTTAAAACCCAATTCAGTTGAAATTTATAATCAAATTCAGAAACTTAATTTTCTGGGTTCCGTTCTTTATATAGCCGCACATCCTGATGATGAAAATACACGCTTAATTTCTTATTTATCGAATGAAACCAAAGCACGAACCGGCTATTTATCACTTACACGCGGTGATGGCGGACAAAATTTGATTGGGTCACAATTGCGAGAATTATTGGGAGTAATCCGAACTCAAGAACTCATTGAAGCCCGAAAAATTGATGGTGGAGAACAACTTTTTTCCCGTGCCAATGATTTTGGCTTTTCTAAAAACCCGGGAGAAACATTAGAAATCTGGGAAAAGGAAAAAGTGCTTTCGGATGTAGTTTGGGCCATTCGAAAATTCCAGCCTGATGTAATTATCAATCGTTTTGACCATCGCTCAGCGGGAACAACTCACGGACATCATACAGCTTCTGCAATGTTAAGCGTAGAAAGTTTTAATTTAACCAATAATCCAACCATTTTTCCGGAACAATTAAATTTGGTACAGCCATGGCAGGCAAAACGCCAATTTTTCAATACTTCGTGGTGGTTTTATGGAAGTCAGGAAAAATTTAATAAAGCGGATAAAACGAATTTAATGGCGATACAAACTGGTGTTTATTTTCCTTCTATTGGAAAATCAAATCAGGAAATAGCTGCTTTAAGCCGTAGCCGACATCAATCACAAGGTTTTGGAAGCACAGGAAGCCGAGGGGAAGAAATGGAATATTTAGAATTTATAAATGGTGAACCAGTACAGAATAAATCCTCTCTTTTTGAAGGAATTGATACGAGTTGGAATCGCGTAAAAGGCGGAAAACCAATTGGCGAATTGCTGACTAAAATTGCTTCCCAATTTGACTTTAATAATCCATCAGCGAGTATTCCCGCTTTGGCGAAAGCCAATAATATGATGCAATCTTTAGACGAAAATAATTGGGCAACGTTAAAATCCGAAGAGATAAAAAAAATAATTATTGCTTGTTCCGGTTTATATCTTGAAGCTGTTGCCCCGAATCAGGAAGCCACTCCGGGAAGTCTTTTGAAACTTAAAATTGAAGCTATAAATAGGAGTCCGATTCCAATACAATTAATACAAGTAACTACTTTACCAAATCAAAAAAATACGCTTCAAAATCTGGTTTTGAAAAATAATATTTTACAAAATTTTAATCTTGATTTACAATTGCCAAGCACGGTAAATTACACACAACCGTATTGGCTACAAGATAAAGGAACCGAAGGAATGTATACGGTAAAGGAACAGAAAAATATAGGAATCCCGGATGTAATCAGGGAAGTTAAAGTAATTTTCAATGTTTTAATCAACGATATAGAAATGGCTGTTGAAAAAAATGTCGTCTATAAATATAATGATGATGTAAAAGGCGAAATCTATAATTATCTGGATATTGTTCCGGAAGTTACCACAGCTATTTTAGACAAAGTATTGCTTTTTAAAGATACCAAAAGTAAAACGGTAGGCGTGAAAATTAAATCCGGAAAAGACAATATAAAAGGAAATTTACAATTAGAATTACCCGATAATTGGATTGTTACTCCCAAATCAATTCCTTTTACTTTAGAAAAAAACGGAACAGAACAAATCGTTTATTTTGAAGTTACCGCTCCAGAAAAATCCGATGAGGCTGTTGCCAAAAGCGTTGCTATCATTGATAATAGACGATATGACAAAGAACAAATCATCATTGAATACAATCACATCACCAAACAACAAGTGTTGAAATATGCAGAAGCCAAATGCATTAAATTAGATTTAAAAACAAGCGATGAACGAATTGGATACATTATGGGTGCCGGTGATGAAGTTCCTAAAAGTTTAATGCAAATGGGATATAAAGTGACATTGCTGAAACCCGAAGACATCATTGCTGAAAAATTAACTAATCTGGATGTTATAATTACTGGAGTTCGTGCTTACAATACCGTTCAGGCATTGGCAAATAAACAAAGCATTCTTTTTGATTTTGTAAAAGAAGGAAAAACAATGCTGGTACAATACAACACTGCAACTACTCTTGTAACGCCAAATATAGCTCCATATCCTCTAAAAATTTCTGGCGATCGAGTAACAGAAGAAAATGCCGAAGTTCGCTTTTTGGCACCAAATCATGCGGTATTAAATACTCCGAATAAAATTACAGCAAAAGATTTTGAGGGCTGGAAACAAGAACAAGGATTGAATTATCCCAATGTATTTGACACTGCCTTTACTCCTATTTTATCTTCTAATGACAAAGGAGAAAAACCAAAAAACGGAGCCTTATTAGTCGCGCCATACGGAAAAGGGTATTATATTTACACCGGTTTGAGCCTTTTTAGAGAATTACCCGAAGGAGTTTCCGGAGCTTATCGATTACTGTCTAATATTATTTCACTAAAATCTCCAGTCGTTTTACCTGCTCAACAAGTAAAACCTTAA
- a CDS encoding DUF1684 domain-containing protein, which translates to MRVLLTLVLLVQLNFGFGQNKFTDAVEKFQKELNAEYADARTSPLMADDLATFKTLDFYPINEKFKVTARFVRTKKEKPFEMKTSTDRKPLYVKYGEAYFTIDGSDFKLNIYRNIELSKKAEYKDYLFLPFSDLTSGNESYIGGKYIDMKVPEGNTIIIDFNTSYNPYCAYNHKYSCPKVPLENDLNIEIKAGVKKFHD; encoded by the coding sequence ATGAGAGTGTTACTTACTTTGGTTTTATTGGTACAACTGAATTTTGGTTTTGGTCAAAATAAATTTACGGATGCTGTCGAAAAATTTCAAAAAGAATTGAATGCAGAATATGCAGATGCTAGAACCAGTCCGTTGATGGCTGACGATTTGGCAACATTCAAAACCTTAGATTTTTATCCGATAAATGAAAAATTCAAGGTTACAGCCCGTTTTGTCCGAACCAAAAAGGAAAAACCTTTTGAAATGAAAACGTCAACGGACAGAAAACCTTTGTATGTAAAATATGGTGAAGCATATTTCACGATTGATGGTTCAGATTTTAAACTCAATATTTACAGAAACATCGAATTATCTAAAAAAGCGGAATACAAAGACTATTTATTTTTGCCTTTTTCGGATTTGACTTCAGGAAATGAAAGTTATATTGGCGGTAAATATATTGACATGAAAGTTCCGGAAGGAAATACAATTATCATAGATTTTAATACTTCTTACAACCCGTATTGTGCTTATAATCATAAATATTCCTGTCCGAAAGTACCTTTAGAAAATGATTTGAATATTGAAATAAAAGCAGGAGTCAAAAAGTTTCACGACTAA
- a CDS encoding DUF2911 domain-containing protein, with translation MKKIIIALAIIIANFTIEAQVKTPQSSPKATIFQTVGLTDIEVVYSRPAARGRAVFGNLVPFGKLWRTGANENTTISFSDDVIIDGKTLKKGKYALYTIPKIGSWEIIFYNTTNNWGTPEDFTEANVALRTTVKEEALSKAVESFTIGINNLDTNFAYLEMAWENSSVAMKFEVPTQKTAISNIEKALAGPSAGDYFSAAQYLFQSNGDIAKARAYVDKALEMSIEQPFWYNRLKSLIQAKQGDKKGAIETAKLSIAAAEKAKNQDYVKMNKESIAEWSKN, from the coding sequence ATGAAAAAAATAATTATTGCATTAGCCATTATCATTGCTAATTTTACTATCGAAGCACAAGTAAAAACGCCTCAATCAAGTCCAAAAGCGACTATTTTTCAAACCGTTGGATTGACAGATATAGAGGTTGTTTATTCCAGACCAGCTGCAAGAGGTAGAGCTGTTTTTGGGAATTTAGTTCCTTTTGGAAAATTATGGAGAACTGGTGCCAATGAAAACACCACTATTTCATTTAGTGATGATGTTATAATAGATGGTAAAACATTGAAAAAAGGAAAATACGCCTTGTATACTATTCCAAAAATTGGGAGCTGGGAAATTATTTTTTATAACACAACAAACAATTGGGGGACACCAGAAGATTTTACCGAAGCTAATGTGGCGTTGAGAACTACTGTAAAAGAAGAAGCATTATCAAAAGCAGTGGAATCTTTCACGATTGGAATAAACAATTTAGATACTAATTTCGCTTATTTAGAAATGGCTTGGGAAAATTCTTCGGTAGCTATGAAATTTGAAGTTCCTACTCAAAAAACAGCCATTTCAAATATCGAAAAAGCATTAGCAGGTCCATCAGCAGGAGATTATTTTTCGGCTGCACAATACTTGTTTCAATCTAATGGTGATATTGCTAAAGCGAGAGCATATGTTGATAAAGCTTTAGAAATGAGCATTGAACAACCTTTTTGGTACAACCGATTAAAATCTTTAATCCAAGCAAAACAAGGAGATAAAAAAGGAGCAATAGAAACGGCTAAATTATCAATTGCTGCCGCAGAAAAGGCTAAAAACCAAGATTATGTAAAAATGAATAAAGAAAGTATAGCAGAGTGGAGTAAAAATTAA
- a CDS encoding TatD family hydrolase: MKYFNLHTHIFTNQPDIVELVNQYPQEFDASIAFYSIGIHPWFMVTERLNSDLAIIESKLQEPNCLAVGECGLDKRIEIPLDLQQNVFEKQLLLAEKYQKPVVIHCVAAFQELIAIKKKLNLSVPLLIHGFSKNEQVAKQLLDNGFYISFGKYLLQKPELESVFKNMPNDRFFLETDTVKEGIHEVYALAAKYKGISVEEIQEIVNSNFNTIFNK; encoded by the coding sequence ATGAAGTACTTCAATTTACATACACACATTTTCACGAATCAGCCCGACATAGTAGAATTAGTCAATCAATATCCTCAGGAATTTGATGCTTCAATTGCCTTTTATTCCATCGGAATTCATCCATGGTTTATGGTTACAGAACGGCTGAATAGTGATTTAGCAATTATAGAAAGTAAATTACAAGAGCCCAATTGTCTCGCTGTAGGTGAATGCGGATTAGACAAACGCATTGAAATTCCATTGGATTTGCAACAAAATGTTTTTGAAAAGCAATTACTTTTGGCCGAAAAATATCAGAAACCTGTTGTTATACATTGTGTTGCGGCTTTTCAGGAACTGATTGCCATCAAGAAAAAATTAAACCTTTCGGTTCCTCTGTTAATTCATGGATTTTCAAAGAATGAACAAGTTGCCAAACAATTATTGGATAACGGATTTTATATTTCATTTGGAAAGTATTTATTGCAAAAACCGGAATTAGAATCTGTTTTTAAAAATATGCCAAATGATCGATTTTTCTTGGAAACAGACACTGTTAAAGAAGGAATTCATGAAGTTTATGCTTTGGCAGCAAAATATAAAGGAATTTCTGTGGAAGAAATTCAGGAAATAGTGAATAGTAATTTTAATACTATTTTTAACAAATAA